The DNA sequence GACGACGAAGGCTCCGCTCAACGTCTCGCGGCCTAGAAGCATTCGGTGGATCATGTTTTTGCGGCAGACCAGACTGACGAGAATTCGCTGTTTCACCCCCGATAGTTCCAAAGTCGTTTCGACGAAGAGACGCTCCTGCCCATGACCCGAAGTGCTTCGCACCCGTTTGCGGAGTTTGATGTCTTCTTCGACGGTGATGAGTTCGTCCTTTTTTCGGGAGAGGCGTATCTTGAACTGAACCCGATTATTCGGTAGCTCCAGAATCTCCGCGCAGTCGATGGCGCTACTCTTCGCCCCGGTGTCTGCTTTCGCTCGTAGGTGGAGGTTCCAGTCTGGAAGGTCGATCCACTCCCGCCAGCCGATGACCATGGGGGAACTCATTGTTCTTCCTCCTCACTCACATCGATGTTGGTCGCCAGTTGGGTTCGCAGATCGGATTCGAGTGAGTTCTTTTCGAGTCCGCCGATACTTTGAGTTAATCGGAGGTGCTGCTGTTTACTCTTGGGGAGGGCGATGTGAAATATTGGATCGCCGGCGGCGACGGCCGGCATTGTCGTCATCCCCATGACGATTCCATCGTAGGGGCTTCGAATGGTTTCATTGGTGCGGCCGAGGAGGGTGGTGTTGGTGGCAAGCACTTGACCCGAGGCGACTGATTGTCCAGGGGCGACGTGGTAGCGTAAGAGGCCAGCCTTTTCGGCCCGAACCCATTTGGTTTCTTCGACAATGATCTGGTGTGGAGGGAGCTGTTGGAATCCTTCGACGATTCCCAGTTCAATGAGGACGTTGGTAATGCCTCGTCGGGTGAGATCCAATACGGTGGGCTCCACTTTCCAAACTTCGCCTGCTTCGATGACAATTGTGGGGCATCCGGCATCGACCGCTTCTCTACGAAGTGAACCTTCGGGGCCTGATCCGTTGACAATCACCTCGCAACCGAAGGCACGCGCGAGGCGTTGACAGTCCGTATTCTCGCAGTCGGCCCGTACGTTGGGAAAATTGGTTCGCCGCAGGGCGGCTGTGTGAAGGTCGACGATGTAGTCGCAGCGTTTGACGACATCTTCAAACACCTTGCGGGCGAGCCTCGCAGTGAGACTGCCTTTGGCGGTTCCCGGGAAAGAGCGATTGAGATCGCGGCGGTCCGGCATGTAGCGAGTGTGTCGCTCGAATCCGAGAATGTTGATCACCGGGATGAGGATAAGAGTCCCGCGGGCCAAAGAGAAGGGAGGTTCTTGGATGAGGCTGCGGATCGCTCCTGTGCCATTCACTTCATCGCCATGAACGGCGCTGGTGATTCCCAGGACCGGTCCAGGCTCTTTGGCTCTCCAAACAACGATAGGAAGATTCACCCGGGCACCACTGAGGCTCTTGCCCACTTCGAGGGAGAATCGCTTCAGCTGTCCTGCCTCGACTCTCACCTTTCCCCATTCTGCGGGCGAGGGTTTCATAGCGTTTTTCCGTTTGTGACCGGAGTCTCGGGAAGCGGTTTAAGCTTCCGCCGTTTAGGAGATGGATCGGGGATCAGGCCCTTCATCTGATCGACTTGGCCATAGCACATCAGCGAATCGTTCGCCTCGAGCACCCGGCTCCCTTTGGGATTGGAAATAACCTTGTCGCCCCGTCGAAGCATCAGGACCACGACGTCGAGGTCGCGAAGACCGGTGTCGGCTACGGTTGATCCGACGAACTTGCTGCCTTCGGGGATCGAAATGTCGGCGACCCCGTATCCTCGACTGACGGTCAGACGCTGGCGGATATCAATCTCCGGGAATTTGATCTGGTCGGCAATGTAATCGATGACCGCCCCGGCGACGTCTAGTCCCGTAGCGTGCTCGATGCCCTCCAGTCCTGGCGAGGAATTGATTTCCATGATCTGGGGGCCGTCCTCTGCCTCCAGCATATCGACCCCGCAAATCTTGAGTCCCATGATCTGGGCGGCGCGGACCGCAGCTTCCGCGTAGGCAGGATCGAGGTCGATTACCTCGGCCTTGCCCCCTCGATGGACGTTGCTGCGAAACTCCTGTCCCTGTGCTACGCGCCGAATAGCCGCCACGACGCGATCCCCGATCACAAAGGCGCGCACATCCTTCCCTTTGCTCTCGGCGACAAACTTCTGCAGCAGCACCTGCTGTTTCGTGCTGTGGAGGGTTTCGATGATCGCCATGGCGATTTCCTTGCGATCAGCGAGGATCACTCCGACGCCCTGAGTTCCCTCAATCAACTTGATGATGACCGGAGCTCCACCTACGCGGTCCAAAGCCGCGGCGACATCCCTCTTGTCTTGAACATAGGCGGTGGGAGGAATACCGACATCATGTCGTGAAAGGATTTGCAGACTGCGGA is a window from the Puniceicoccus vermicola genome containing:
- a CDS encoding succinylglutamate desuccinylase/aspartoacylase family protein; the encoded protein is MKPSPAEWGKVRVEAGQLKRFSLEVGKSLSGARVNLPIVVWRAKEPGPVLGITSAVHGDEVNGTGAIRSLIQEPPFSLARGTLILIPVINILGFERHTRYMPDRRDLNRSFPGTAKGSLTARLARKVFEDVVKRCDYIVDLHTAALRRTNFPNVRADCENTDCQRLARAFGCEVIVNGSGPEGSLRREAVDAGCPTIVIEAGEVWKVEPTVLDLTRRGITNVLIELGIVEGFQQLPPHQIIVEETKWVRAEKAGLLRYHVAPGQSVASGQVLATNTTLLGRTNETIRSPYDGIVMGMTTMPAVAAGDPIFHIALPKSKQQHLRLTQSIGGLEKNSLESDLRTQLATNIDVSEEEEQ
- a CDS encoding RimK family alpha-L-glutamate ligase, with the protein product MNLGILTCAPKCYSSRRLIEAAKNRGHVVKVFNTLRLAIDIAHGDPNLFYKDREITPPDAILPRIGTSITRYGTAIVQQFQQMDVYTPNTAPGIVNSRDKLRSLQILSRHDVGIPPTAYVQDKRDVAAALDRVGGAPVIIKLIEGTQGVGVILADRKEIAMAIIETLHSTKQQVLLQKFVAESKGKDVRAFVIGDRVVAAIRRVAQGQEFRSNVHRGGKAEVIDLDPAYAEAAVRAAQIMGLKICGVDMLEAEDGPQIMEINSSPGLEGIEHATGLDVAGAVIDYIADQIKFPEIDIRQRLTVSRGYGVADISIPEGSKFVGSTVADTGLRDLDVVVLMLRRGDKVISNPKGSRVLEANDSLMCYGQVDQMKGLIPDPSPKRRKLKPLPETPVTNGKTL
- a CDS encoding ATP-dependent zinc protease family protein codes for the protein MSSPMVIGWREWIDLPDWNLHLRAKADTGAKSSAIDCAEILELPNNRVQFKIRLSRKKDELITVEEDIKLRKRVRSTSGHGQERLFVETTLELSGVKQRILVSLVCRKNMIHRMLLGRETLSGAFVVDSSVDHWVTPRKRKVAKKRKK